Within the Epinephelus lanceolatus isolate andai-2023 chromosome 9, ASM4190304v1, whole genome shotgun sequence genome, the region gtggtcttttCTTGTCtatttgtggtctttttgtgtctctttgtggtcttttcttGTCTCTGTAGTCTTTTGGTAGTcttttgttgtctctttgtggtcttttcttgtctctttgtggtcttttgtgtctctttgtggtcattttgtgtctctttgtggtctttttgtgtctctttgtggtcttttcttgtctctttgtggtctttttgtgtctctgtggtctttttgtgtctctttgtggtcttttgttgtctctttgtggtcttttgtgtctctgtagtctttTGGTAGTcttttgttgtctctttgtggtcttttcttgtctctgtggtcttttcttgtctctttgtggtctttttgtgtctctttatggtctttctgtgtctctgtggtctttttgtgatcttttgagtctctttgtggtctttttgtgtctctttatggtctttctgtgtctctgtggtctttttgtggtcttttgagtctctttgtggtctttttgtgtctctttatggtctttctgtgtctctgtggtctttttgtggtcttttgagtctctttgtggttggcATACAGTGCtaatttaagtgacattttgcaggtgagggCCAGGTGGCCCCTGGGCCGGTGCTCAGTagatacattcattcattcattcattcatacataGATTGTGTCCACATCTGTAATATTGAAGTGAGTGGAGGTGTTTTCTGGGCTCACCtcagcacaaacacaccatgAACTTTGGACAAATGATGGGACAACTGTCCTCTCTCTATATTTccatacattaaaaaacaacaacaaagtcccTTGTGCCCAGACCCTAAAATATCATAAGAACATGGCTGTGTGTCAAAAAATATGCACAATCAATTATTTGGTATCAGCTGAATAtcaaggatacacacacacgtatgtaGCATAAGAATATTTCTAAGGGATTGTTCGTTATTTATGAGGGGagagggggtggtgcaaaaaaagggaggcatgtcaaatcattttttaagcactggggagggacttagAGATTTAGAGggttgtattttgtgtttattttactgcagatttaaaaaacaaaataaaacaaagcatgCCTTTCAAACTCGCCCACAGGCTTGgaaagcatgttttctttaaaaatcaccaaaatgacACCgtttattaaaaacagaaagtgtAAAGACAGAAATTATGGTTGGATTTTCCTTGAAACATAAGATAATAAAATCTGATCTttaaatagtgatatttcatcagaATCACTTTATCCTAagtctcatttaaaatgtgtccaaaaataaactgtttgcacaACAAGAGAGAAAAACTGAGTCTTTTTTAACTCCAGGGTTTTAacccagtcactcagggaggatGACTTGAAATGCAGGAGTTTCACTTGTATACACACCACAcatatatgtagatataaataagCCTGGGGTGCAAGTTTCATAATGCGACTGTATTTTAATGAGATTTTCATGTAGTCTCAGTGTACTTCACCTTCACAGCTTTAATATGAGGGTACATGATATGGTAAATATTCAATATTAAAGGACACAAACTTCCAACTGAGCTGTGTGCCTGTTCAGTAACCATCCATGTTTATTATACatatgtaaatattaatatattattataccCTGTGTATTTAAGTATACTACATGTGTATTATATATTAAACTGTTGTATGTAAATACTGTAATGTTTTTAGCTGTATTCAGTATCACACTATCATACTGTAACATCAGGACAAGTATTtgttcagtttgtgtttaatgtaCTTTACACAGCTTTGGAACATCTGCTCTTATTTAACTCATATCTaacttattttattcatttaatcagATTGTGTTGTAGTAACATTAATTTCTTACAAACCAACAGACTGTAATAATGAGAACACACATATTAAATGTAGTTTCTCCATCGTACACAGAGACATATTGAAAAccacaaattaaaacataagcagttaaatcagttaaaaaataatctgttGACACTGGCTGTGAGACCTGAGGGTGTTCCTGTGTCTGTTGAGTTTCAACTGCAGAGcaggagcttttattttgaaatcaaacTAGTTAAACCAGAAGTCACcggctgtttgtttctgcttACGTCACAAAACTAATCTCTAGCTGGAAAAACGGCTTCAACTGCGCATGCGCCCCCTCGTGGGGCTGTACAGTGCAGCAAACCGAGCGCCTCCTGGTTCACATCATAACTTTATTATAATTTGATGAAGAGGAAGGTGAAACTGTTCCTCTGTTCAAAGTTCGACCTTCACTGAAACACCGCCGGGACGTCCCGGTGCTGCATTCAAACACACCTTTAAAGCCTTCTGAGCcctcagccaatgagagaggaGAGTTCGAAACAATGACCGATGATTGGTTGAAATTTAATCCCAATAAAGAAGATTGTGGTGCGTTCAGGTGTCAGAAACTCTTTAACTCTATAACAGATGaatttaataaaatacaaaataaatattgtttccaatcatttttttaatttaattattttagttttctaaTTTATTGTGTACAGAAGAATCAGATGAATCTGTTTATTGAGGCATAATGAGCAGGAACACTGGTTTTCATTGTTTaaatttacacatttaaaacaaatacctagaataatttaaaaaaaagattgttttcACTCAGATTAGACCTGCAGCTAATGATAACTATTGTTGATCCATTAATCACTCAGTTTgagaaaacagtaaataattcaaatgttttgtccaaaaccacaaaaatatttagtttccTGTGATATTAAACTGTAGATGAGACACTGGTGACGCTGCAACTAGAGAATGACTGTCAGAGTTGTTTGATGaatgaacttaaaattgatcAAGTTATCAGAACAGTTGATTTTATGTCTGTAAGAGATGATCACTTATTTGTTTTAGGACTGTACTGACATAAGAACCCCACCACATCAATTCAGACAATTTCATGACTTTGAACTGTAAAACATCATATTTAACATAGTAATAGCTCAGAGTTAATATTTTTCTTGAGGGAAGCATCGGTCCCATATGATGTGTCTGAGAACTgttcaaaaatctgaaaatccaACAATCATTTCTGTGTTTATAGTTTCTGGCTGCGATAAATGATGTCATTATGGTGATTCTTAAATAAAGAggcatgttttatttataaatctaaaaaaaataagacatcTGAAGATGTCACTCATTCTGGAAAATCATCACAAGAATTTCtcaatattttttcatatttttaatgaACAAACTTATTTATATTAAAGACATAAACTGAAATTTTCATATTAACTGAAATTGAAAACTGTTTGCAATGAATGATgaatataataattataaaatcCTCTGCGACCTTCGTGGTCATACTGAGTCCAAACccaatgaaaacaaagaaatgcagataaaaaaatgtatttcaaattTTCATTTGAACTTTTGCAGTTAATATTTACAAATAAAGGTTACATGTGAAAATCTTGTTGGAATCAACAGATGACAGGTAATAAAATCTGTTGTTATTTATCATACTGGATGAGTGAAAAAATGAAGTGAAGATGTCCCCAGGTGCAGTTCAATAAACAGGTGTCACCACTCTCCTGAACCAGCTCAACACACATCAATAACTGTTGTTGACACGTCTttaacaccaacacacagacTTATTATTTGTCCGCTGAAGATGTCAAAACGTTCATTTTATAGAATAAAATATGTAACCTTCAATGTTTTCAATGGCATTTTGTGCAAATATTCAAGTACTGCgttcacttaaagggatagttcggatcttttgaagtggggtcgTATGTGGTGCTAAACTGAAGTGTATTACGAAACAGGCAGGAGAACCAGCACAGAAGCTAAACTATGTCCTGCTGTGGGCGCGGTCAGCAACACACGAAAcacggcaacaacaacagagttGACGTGCTGAGGGGCGGCGCGTCTAACGGCTGCCAGTGTGGAGCTGTACATTGAAATTAATAGGGCCATATTTTTTGACAAGCGTCATTTgacgccggtgtgttttggccttaaatGTATGCTGAATTGAGAATATTTCCAGCAtcttacctttctgtcagacagcctgttcaGATGGGGAAgccattaacagcttcagttccccatctactCTCTCGtcaaatccaccagactccattgagaaaaacagtaattttagctgactgaacacaggagctgctggtctactgctgctacGATCTGTTAGTTTGtggtattgtgtgactttggtgagtcCAAACCAGccctttaaacaccaaagtcacacaataccacaaacaaaataagtatttgaggcagcagcagacgAGCAGCTCCTGTGCCCAgagagctaaaattactgtctTTGTCAGAAGactctggctttgaggagagcgaTGTATCAGCTTCATTCTCCAgctggaaatcactgtctgacagaaaggtaaaggagtgaaaatattctcaatatagcaaACACCTTAAATGATATTGATATTTGAgttggaccttttttttttttttaggtggctaaaatatgttccgTTGCTGAcccgtccacagcagcacattacttagcttccatgtcggactccagcctgcttctccaaactgggggagtgccaactgacatctactgcagGTAACATACCGACAGtaaataagtacctcatacaaccccacttcaaaaacagTTCAACAtgacaaattcaaattcaaagttAAACAATGAGTCTGCATGGACAAACTAAGACGTTTTTGTTAAACAGCCAGCGAGGCCCCGACTGTCCTCTCTAACAGTATAATTTTAGGTTGTGGTCGAAGTTGTTCGTAGTATTGTCTGATTAGCTTCTCTGACTCAGCTGTCGGTACAGTTGGATGGTCATGAGCTGAATTTCAGGATCTCCAGGTTTGATGTCGATAGCTCTCAGGAAGAAACCCAGGGCCTCGTCCAGCTTCCCTTTGCTGCGGAACTCCTTCCCTCTACTGACCAGGGAGTCGaagctctcctcctccatgaCCTCCTCCGTCCCGTTCATCTTGACTCCTTCATCAACAGTGCACTGATCCATTCTTTCATCGGAGGCTAGCTCGGGCTCGCTGGCCGACTCCTCCATGTTACTGCTCGACCCTTGTCCCGActcatcatcctcatcttcttcctcctccccctccgtGTTTAATGTCTCTCCGATGGTCTCCTCCAGCTGGAGCTCATCATGAGTTGAACCAATGATGTCCTCCTCTTCGGCCTCATCAGAATGCCTCTCTGAAATATCATCTTCCTCTCCGTCAGCTGAGTCTTGGTTGTGGCTCTCCTCCAGCCGGAGCTCATCATGAGTTGAACCAATGATGTCCTCCTCTTTGGACTCATCAGAAACGTCTTGGTTGTGGTCGTCCATGTCGTCGATGATGGACTGAAGGAGGGACCGGCGTGAGGCCACGGACGTGTTTCCTCCGGTGCTCTTTCTCGACCGTAGAGGGGCGGGGCCTGATGGCGCCGATTTAGGTGTTGATGCACCAAGAACCTGGAATGAGTTGTCGAGTTGACtcctatcatcatcatcatcatcatcatcttcttcttcactaTCATAAATCACTGCTGCTCTTTTCTTCTTGAAGGTCACAATGGAATCATTCGACTCGTCCATTTCAGAGGCGTGGCCGTTGTTGAGGCTTCGCTTGAGTGcttctctctgctgtctctcAGAAAGGGATTTATTGATGTCAAAACTCCCCTCGACCTGCAGCTGTGACAGCagcttcttctcttcttcttcggTCTGCTGATCCAGTACATCGTGGTCTGAGAACATGTCACTGTCTTCAAGCTGCAAATTGAAGTTGCCTTCAAAGGATTCGAGCCCAGTGCTGGCTCTGGATGATGTGTCTGCTTTGAAGCTTGACATGGATGCTTGTAAGGCAGAGAGTCGTTTGTTCTGCAGGGGTGTGACATGTGGATGCCCCAAGTCCATCTTGGAGTCGTATTTTGAGTGTGAGGTTCCGGTTAGCAGCTGTTCATCTTCATCGACCGCTGTAACATACACCAGACTGTGGTCACCTGCCAaagcagctgcagcttcagacaCTGCAGACTCATCCATTAGTTCTTGAACGGAGGCATCTGCCATgtcacctgcagcagcagcactggtcTCCGACATCACCAAAGACTCCTCAATCACCTCCTGAGGTGATGTGTTTGCTACTTCTAAGTAACTCCTCTCCTGCTTGACAGGGTGGTGTTTCGGGGAATCCAGGTTGTGTTCAGAAAGCTTGTCTTGGCTAACTTCCATAACAGGTTGTTCCTCTGACATACTGTTATCTGCAGTTAGATCGATAACTCTGTCACTCAGATTCTGTCGGGCATCCTGCTGGTCAGAACCAGACTGGTCCAAGTCCACCACAACCGGTGACCTGTTGAAGTCATGCTGTGGATAGGAAGGACTTGGCCTTGGGTCTCTTGGTTTTTTCTCATTGGACTGcccacttttgttgttgtccacAGGTTGTCTGAGCCAGGCGGGTTCTGTACTTGATGCCATGCTCTCTGCCAGCTGCAACTGTAACTCTGACTCAGCCTTCATTAGCTCCTGGGCCTTCTGGACCCTCCCTTCTATATAGTGTTGCGCCTCTTGGTCCTCTGGGTCCTCGTCATGGTTAACATCCAGGGAAAACATGAGATCGTGGTCAGAGATCCCAAACATCTCCATGGCATGGAGGTGGGCGATGTGTTGGTCCAGTTCAGGGTCAGTCCGCCTGTGTCTGGAGTGCATGGCCTGAAGCTGCATCTGTGTGGACGATGACCGTGTGTCCTCCAGAGTAAAGAGCTCCTTCAGCTCCTGCTTGCTAAAGTATCGAAAAGGGTTCTTCTTGTCCCCAGTATTCTGTCTGATGAGGGAGTCTTTGAAAACCTGACGCCTGTAGATCTTTTCCTCGACAGTGCCGCAGGTGATCAGCCTGTAGATGACGACGTTTTCAGTCTGGCCGATGCGATATGCCCTGTCCACAGCCTGAGCGTCTGTCGCTGGGTTCCAGCTGGGATCATAGATCACAACTCTGTTTGCTGCTGTCAGAGTGATGCCAACTCCTCCGACCTGGGTGGTCAGGAGGAAGACAGAGTAACTTTTGTCAGTCTGGAACTTAGTGATgcgcttctctctctctgcaagCTGAGTTATTGTCCCATCTAGTCTCATGACTTTGAAGCCTCTGTTGCCCAGGATGCGTTCGACGATGTCAAGCACTTTCCTGTAGTGAGCGAAGACGAGTGTGCGGTGGCCCTCTTCTCGGAGCCTTTCAAGAAGTTCAAACAGAAAGACAAGTTTCCCAGACTCAGATATTAGGGTGTCGTCAGGAACGTTAGCGATGctgcctgtgtctgcctctgtgttttCATTCTGCTCATTCTCAGGTGAACTCTCCTCCAAGCCTAACTTGGCGATGGCTGTAGCAGAGAGAAGTCTCGGATGGTCGCACAGcttttttaatatgtttaattCGGCTAGAGGCGACTTGGTGGTCATGAGCAGCTCCTTGATGTGGTCCAGTGACAGGAATTGTGTGTATATGTCTTCCTGGACGGAGCTCAGGTAAGTCCAGACAATCAGGTCGTTCTTTCTCGTCAGCTTGGGCATCACTGCTCCAGAATCTTCTGGAGGGTTTGGGACATGGCTGTCCTTGTTGTCCGAATGTTTCTCTTTGCATGGCTGTGCACCgttcattttgtctttctgcACTTCCGCTTTTGTCCTGCGGAGGAAGTAGGGTTTGATTATGGCCATTAGGTTCTCAGACATCCGAGACCCAAGAGCCTTTTCTCCTGGAGTGGCGTCCTTCTCTCTGGCCCGGGTGATGGGGTTCTCATACTCTGCTTTGAATGTTTTCGCTGTGCCGAGGAGAGTGCCTTGACAAGCAAAGTCGAAGAGAGCCCACATTTCTTTCAGGTTGTTCTGGACTGGAGTGCCTGTCAGAAGAACTCGGTTCTTGGAAGGTATGGAGTAGGCACTTTTGGCTGTTTTGGTGGTTGTAGTTTTTATCTTGTGTGCCTCATCCAGGATCATGTAGTCCCAAACAAACTCCTTGCCACAGTACGATGACAGCTGCTGCCAGTTGCTGATAAGCATAGTGTACGTGGTAATGATGACACCACCTCTCCTCTGGACTTTCTCCAGATTCCTGGTCCTCTCTTTGCCGGCACCATGAAACTCCTTCACCCTCATACCGGGAGTCCATTTGGCAAACTCCTTAGTCCAGTTTGTGATGAGTGAAGTTGGCATGATCAGCAGCGTGTGTTTAGCCAACTCGTTGTCGTACATGCCTGAGAGGAAGGATATCACTTGGATGGTTTTACCGAGGCCCATGTCATCTGCCAGGATCCCGCCTTTACGACCATCTCTGTACAGACTGTACAAGAAGGCCACTCCATTTCTCTggtagttataaagtttgtcaTATAACTCTTTGTAAAGCATTAAACCACTGTTGTTAACGTCAACAaactcttcatcatcttcttcctccAAGTCATTCTGAGCAAGAAgatcttcaattttttttatcctgCTTTCAAGTTTTTGACTCTGGTGAATGTCATAGGCCAGTCTGAAGAACTTCAGTGCTTTGTTAATGTCCCCTTGTCTGGCAACATCTTTACCATCCTGTATGAatctgaaagaaagaaaaagtgggTTATTAATGACACAACGCAGTCGTCTAAACTAGAGCCGCAACTAACGATTTCTATTATAATAAGTTTATCAAAACTCAAAGCAAAACTCTGCTTCTACAGTCAGCCTGaggatgttttatttcttttttttctttccaagaATCAGTTTAGGTTAactttttattactttaattgtTCTAGTTGTTGGTCTCTGGAAAACAGTGTCGTGCTCTCACTAGATCTGATGTACTGATATTTCTGTAGATTAAAAATGTATTCTCATTTCTCTTCTCAGCTGTAACATTCCCTCtaaaaatctatttttgttTGAAACATACACAGAATAAGTCTGAGGGAGAATGCATCACATTAACACCAAGTGGAATAATTGTCTTGTGTTCAGAACATCTGGTCTGAGATCAGCTGTGCAGGTTGTGAAACCTCATTTTGTGGTGTGAGCAGCACAGTCTTGTAGTCTtgtggacactttatggacaccacagctgtctgctttttgcacatacaatcacttgcaccTTATCCACtggtcattttcattcactgcttctcattattatccacttcctattattttcattattattattattgttattgttatttatcgccAACTCTTggatttttgtacttatttgcatgcctagttatttaagttttttaagtctaattttgaaatctttaatctgactctttttcttgactgctgtaacactagaatttctcaattatgggattaataaaggtgtatcttatcttatcttatcttatcttatcttatcttatcttagtcTGCATGTGGCTTTACGCAGATACATTTAAATACACAACAAGAAGCCTGACACCTGCTGGTCAAAATGAGTTACTACACCAGTCAGCTGCAGTGAGaggacattgtaaatgtaaacagaaaacatgtagCCATCCTGTGTTGAATAAAGAGGGACATGAAGTAGTCTCTTAAAAACATTGTCAGATCCAGTCCTTCTGCCTCACCTGAAATAAAGAGCACCTCCACTAATGTCACACTAAGTCTCACACGGCCAGACGTCTCTCCACACTTGGTTTTAGTGTTGAGCCAGCGCtggagaaaggtctggctgaacCCATTATAAATCTGCACTGAGCCAAGAATTATGGAATTTTGGACAGATGTTCACCAGTGAGCAAATTTTTATAGACGTGCGAGTTCTACAAGACAAAAGATTTAAAGCGTTCACATGGAAAAGCACCAGAGACCGAGCACTGGGCACTGGCTTCAGGaaatgtctgtttattttggaaaaatTACAGACACAATCAAGGACAAACAAGAATTAGGAATGCACAATACTGGAatatttttgccaatatccaatTTGCTGATAtatgcgttttggattatgtcagaaaataagctctgtggctaacacaagtttatgatacttacaggttttgttcagcgagataatcttcacatatgaacacctttcataccgcatttgaagcgtaactgcgatcgccagaagtaaaaagctaacgttaggctttaacggactacatgactactccacggtcgcatgactcttgacgtcaccgccactaagctttcaactgatttcagccgctttattt harbors:
- the ercc6l gene encoding DNA excision repair protein ERCC-6-like isoform X1, giving the protein MEVSQRHGGDAEISEKLEKSLSISTDDKMEAYHRFIQDGKDVARQGDINKALKFFRLAYDIHQSQKLESRIKKIEDLLAQNDLEEEDDEEFVDVNNSGLMLYKELYDKLYNYQRNGVAFLYSLYRDGRKGGILADDMGLGKTIQVISFLSGMYDNELAKHTLLIMPTSLITNWTKEFAKWTPGMRVKEFHGAGKERTRNLEKVQRRGGVIITTYTMLISNWQQLSSYCGKEFVWDYMILDEAHKIKTTTTKTAKSAYSIPSKNRVLLTGTPVQNNLKEMWALFDFACQGTLLGTAKTFKAEYENPITRAREKDATPGEKALGSRMSENLMAIIKPYFLRRTKAEVQKDKMNGAQPCKEKHSDNKDSHVPNPPEDSGAVMPKLTRKNDLIVWTYLSSVQEDIYTQFLSLDHIKELLMTTKSPLAELNILKKLCDHPRLLSATAIAKLGLEESSPENEQNENTEADTGSIANVPDDTLISESGKLVFLFELLERLREEGHRTLVFAHYRKVLDIVERILGNRGFKVMRLDGTITQLAEREKRITKFQTDKSYSVFLLTTQVGGVGITLTAANRVVIYDPSWNPATDAQAVDRAYRIGQTENVVIYRLITCGTVEEKIYRRQVFKDSLIRQNTGDKKNPFRYFSKQELKELFTLEDTRSSSTQMQLQAMHSRHRRTDPELDQHIAHLHAMEMFGISDHDLMFSLDVNHDEDPEDQEAQHYIEGRVQKAQELMKAESELQLQLAESMASSTEPAWLRQPVDNNKSGQSNEKKPRDPRPSPSYPQHDFNRSPVVVDLDQSGSDQQDARQNLSDRVIDLTADNSMSEEQPVMEVSQDKLSEHNLDSPKHHPVKQERSYLEVANTSPQEVIEESLVMSETSAAAAGDMADASVQELMDESAVSEAAAALAGDHSLVYVTAVDEDEQLLTGTSHSKYDSKMDLGHPHVTPLQNKRLSALQASMSSFKADTSSRASTGLESFEGNFNLQLEDSDMFSDHDVLDQQTEEEEKKLLSQLQVEGSFDINKSLSERQQREALKRSLNNGHASEMDESNDSIVTFKKKRAAVIYDSEEEDDDDDDDDRSQLDNSFQVLGASTPKSAPSGPAPLRSRKSTGGNTSVASRRSLLQSIIDDMDDHNQDVSDESKEEDIIGSTHDELRLEESHNQDSADGEEDDISERHSDEAEEEDIIGSTHDELQLEETIGETLNTEGEEEEDEDDESGQGSSSNMEESASEPELASDERMDQCTVDEGVKMNGTEEVMEEESFDSLVSRGKEFRSKGKLDEALGFFLRAIDIKPGDPEIQLMTIQLYRQLSQRS
- the ercc6l gene encoding DNA excision repair protein ERCC-6-like isoform X2, producing MEAYHRFIQDGKDVARQGDINKALKFFRLAYDIHQSQKLESRIKKIEDLLAQNDLEEEDDEEFVDVNNSGLMLYKELYDKLYNYQRNGVAFLYSLYRDGRKGGILADDMGLGKTIQVISFLSGMYDNELAKHTLLIMPTSLITNWTKEFAKWTPGMRVKEFHGAGKERTRNLEKVQRRGGVIITTYTMLISNWQQLSSYCGKEFVWDYMILDEAHKIKTTTTKTAKSAYSIPSKNRVLLTGTPVQNNLKEMWALFDFACQGTLLGTAKTFKAEYENPITRAREKDATPGEKALGSRMSENLMAIIKPYFLRRTKAEVQKDKMNGAQPCKEKHSDNKDSHVPNPPEDSGAVMPKLTRKNDLIVWTYLSSVQEDIYTQFLSLDHIKELLMTTKSPLAELNILKKLCDHPRLLSATAIAKLGLEESSPENEQNENTEADTGSIANVPDDTLISESGKLVFLFELLERLREEGHRTLVFAHYRKVLDIVERILGNRGFKVMRLDGTITQLAEREKRITKFQTDKSYSVFLLTTQVGGVGITLTAANRVVIYDPSWNPATDAQAVDRAYRIGQTENVVIYRLITCGTVEEKIYRRQVFKDSLIRQNTGDKKNPFRYFSKQELKELFTLEDTRSSSTQMQLQAMHSRHRRTDPELDQHIAHLHAMEMFGISDHDLMFSLDVNHDEDPEDQEAQHYIEGRVQKAQELMKAESELQLQLAESMASSTEPAWLRQPVDNNKSGQSNEKKPRDPRPSPSYPQHDFNRSPVVVDLDQSGSDQQDARQNLSDRVIDLTADNSMSEEQPVMEVSQDKLSEHNLDSPKHHPVKQERSYLEVANTSPQEVIEESLVMSETSAAAAGDMADASVQELMDESAVSEAAAALAGDHSLVYVTAVDEDEQLLTGTSHSKYDSKMDLGHPHVTPLQNKRLSALQASMSSFKADTSSRASTGLESFEGNFNLQLEDSDMFSDHDVLDQQTEEEEKKLLSQLQVEGSFDINKSLSERQQREALKRSLNNGHASEMDESNDSIVTFKKKRAAVIYDSEEEDDDDDDDDRSQLDNSFQVLGASTPKSAPSGPAPLRSRKSTGGNTSVASRRSLLQSIIDDMDDHNQDVSDESKEEDIIGSTHDELRLEESHNQDSADGEEDDISERHSDEAEEEDIIGSTHDELQLEETIGETLNTEGEEEEDEDDESGQGSSSNMEESASEPELASDERMDQCTVDEGVKMNGTEEVMEEESFDSLVSRGKEFRSKGKLDEALGFFLRAIDIKPGDPEIQLMTIQLYRQLSQRS